A window from Dermacentor albipictus isolate Rhodes 1998 colony chromosome 10, USDA_Dalb.pri_finalv2, whole genome shotgun sequence encodes these proteins:
- the LOC139050269 gene encoding venom metalloproteinase antarease TserMP_A-like isoform X2, protein MGLLDKLAIMSFLSLFLYTREEQGFYVYPTILQERTNGKSLVLRLNSNLTLNLEKSSVLADNLLLVTSSHEGQLLDTVDTSAIQEVLYQDVHHQSSLVLRQREGVVEVEGIINHELRIKPLPQDERSLHDKILHKIYKVQEIHGTYIDNEPTLSQVYQGSYGLNQRNRRGGRNPKDHHSPKDKEEERSTYPEKFTVELHVVSDSVHQEVFKNNEELIAYLAVMTNADDPFVIHKQGYLFAAGTLDALKAYYREGKIPGKPDTIYLATGQDLARVKDGKMDPTVTGLAALGAVCSQFAAGEGEDTARTYSGTHTMAHELAHVIGAPHDGDWSNDPECSWSQGYLMSYVDGGVKKYRLSRCSEDKIRAHVKNLRPECIEVKAHQNYQENYRKFPGQTMREEFYCRTILKHIKGRRNKVVVKKNPQLIKMCKMDCCTIAHGYPNCRRVNVPAGMACDRGKTCKRGVCGFHTWE, encoded by the exons ATGGGCCTACTAGACAAGCTTGCAATCATGTCTTTCCTTTCGCTTTTCCTATACACCCGAGAAG AACAAGGCTTCTATGTGTATCCAACTATTCTACAAGAGAGAACAAATGGCAAAAGCTTGGTTCTACGCCTCAACAGCAATCTCACACTGAATCTTGAAAAAAGCTCGGTGCTGGCTGATAACCTACTACTTGTTACTAGCAGTCACGAAGGACAACTGTTGGACACG GTTGACACCTCAGCAATTCAAGAGGTTCTGTACCAGGACGTGCATCATCAATCCTCTCTTGTCTTACGCCAGAGGGAAGGCGTTGTGGAAGTC GAAGGTATTATCAACCACGAACTGAGAATAAAGCCTCTACCACAAGACGAACGTTCGTTACATGATAAAATACTGCACAAGATCTACAAAGTACAAGAGATACACGGCACCTATATTGACAATG AGCCGACGCTCTCACAAGTATACCAAGGCTCATATGGGCTCAACCAACGCAATAGAAGAGGCGGAAGAAATCCAAAGG ATCATCATTCCCCGAAAGATAAAGAAGAGGAGCGATCAACGTACCCGGAAAAGTTTACTGTGGAGCTTCACGTTGTTTCTGACTCGGTGCATCAGGAAGTCTTTAAAAATAATGAGGAGTTAATTGCTTATCTGGCAGTCATGACTAACGCA GACGATCCTTTCGTTATACATAAGCAGGGATACCTTTTTGCGGCAGGCACATTAGACGCGCTGAAAGCCTATTACAGGGAAGGCAAAATACCTGGAAAGCCTGACACGATCTATCTTGCAACCGG CCAAGATCTCGCAAGGGTTAAAGATGGAAAGATGGACCCAACGGTAACAG GACTCGCAGCTCTGGGCGCTGTTTGCTCACAGTTTGCTGCGGGCGAAGGAGAAGACACTGCAAGGACGTACAGCGGAACCCACACGATGGCTCATGAACTGGCACACGT AATTGGAGCACCACATGACGGCGACTGGTCTAACGATCCAGAATGCTCGTGGTCCCAGGGATACCTGATGAGCTACGTGGACGGCGGTGTGAAAAAATATCGACTTTCACGGTGCAGTGAGGACAAGATACGGGCCCATGTCAA GAACCTAAGACCCGAATGTATAGAGGTCAAGGCGCATCAAAACTACCAGGAAAACTACAGGAAGTTCCCTGGCCAAACAATGCGCGAAGAGTTCTATTGCAGGACAATCTTGAAACACATCAAAGGAAGGCGAAACAAGGTGGTAGTGAAAAAG AATCCGCAGCTTATCAAGATGTGCAAAATGGATTGTTGCACTATTGCTCATGGCTATCCCAACTGCCGTAGGGTAAATGTGCCTGCTGGCATGGCGTGCGATCGAGGAAAG acgTGCAAAAGAGGTGTCTGCGGATTCCACACTTGGGAATAG
- the LOC139050269 gene encoding venom metalloproteinase antarease TserMP_A-like isoform X1, whose protein sequence is MGLLDKLAIMSFLSLFLYTREEQGFYVYPTILQERTNGKSLVLRLNSNLTLNLEKSSVLADNLLLVTSSHEGQLLDTVDTSAIQEVLYQDVHHQSSLVLRQREGVVEVEGIINHELRIKPLPQDERSLHDKILHKIYKVQEIHGTYIDNEPTLSQVYQGSYGLNQRNRRGGRNPKDHHSPKDKEEERSTYPEKFTVELHVVSDSVHQEVFKNNEELIAYLAVMTNAVNLRYLDMKNPRIRFILVGITRSKDDPFVIHKQGYLFAAGTLDALKAYYREGKIPGKPDTIYLATGQDLARVKDGKMDPTVTGLAALGAVCSQFAAGEGEDTARTYSGTHTMAHELAHVIGAPHDGDWSNDPECSWSQGYLMSYVDGGVKKYRLSRCSEDKIRAHVKNLRPECIEVKAHQNYQENYRKFPGQTMREEFYCRTILKHIKGRRNKVVVKKNPQLIKMCKMDCCTIAHGYPNCRRVNVPAGMACDRGKTCKRGVCGFHTWE, encoded by the exons ATGGGCCTACTAGACAAGCTTGCAATCATGTCTTTCCTTTCGCTTTTCCTATACACCCGAGAAG AACAAGGCTTCTATGTGTATCCAACTATTCTACAAGAGAGAACAAATGGCAAAAGCTTGGTTCTACGCCTCAACAGCAATCTCACACTGAATCTTGAAAAAAGCTCGGTGCTGGCTGATAACCTACTACTTGTTACTAGCAGTCACGAAGGACAACTGTTGGACACG GTTGACACCTCAGCAATTCAAGAGGTTCTGTACCAGGACGTGCATCATCAATCCTCTCTTGTCTTACGCCAGAGGGAAGGCGTTGTGGAAGTC GAAGGTATTATCAACCACGAACTGAGAATAAAGCCTCTACCACAAGACGAACGTTCGTTACATGATAAAATACTGCACAAGATCTACAAAGTACAAGAGATACACGGCACCTATATTGACAATG AGCCGACGCTCTCACAAGTATACCAAGGCTCATATGGGCTCAACCAACGCAATAGAAGAGGCGGAAGAAATCCAAAGG ATCATCATTCCCCGAAAGATAAAGAAGAGGAGCGATCAACGTACCCGGAAAAGTTTACTGTGGAGCTTCACGTTGTTTCTGACTCGGTGCATCAGGAAGTCTTTAAAAATAATGAGGAGTTAATTGCTTATCTGGCAGTCATGACTAACGCA GTGAACCTAAGATACCTGGACATGAAAAATCCGCGGATAAGGTTCATCCTCGTTGGAATTACACGTAGCAAA GACGATCCTTTCGTTATACATAAGCAGGGATACCTTTTTGCGGCAGGCACATTAGACGCGCTGAAAGCCTATTACAGGGAAGGCAAAATACCTGGAAAGCCTGACACGATCTATCTTGCAACCGG CCAAGATCTCGCAAGGGTTAAAGATGGAAAGATGGACCCAACGGTAACAG GACTCGCAGCTCTGGGCGCTGTTTGCTCACAGTTTGCTGCGGGCGAAGGAGAAGACACTGCAAGGACGTACAGCGGAACCCACACGATGGCTCATGAACTGGCACACGT AATTGGAGCACCACATGACGGCGACTGGTCTAACGATCCAGAATGCTCGTGGTCCCAGGGATACCTGATGAGCTACGTGGACGGCGGTGTGAAAAAATATCGACTTTCACGGTGCAGTGAGGACAAGATACGGGCCCATGTCAA GAACCTAAGACCCGAATGTATAGAGGTCAAGGCGCATCAAAACTACCAGGAAAACTACAGGAAGTTCCCTGGCCAAACAATGCGCGAAGAGTTCTATTGCAGGACAATCTTGAAACACATCAAAGGAAGGCGAAACAAGGTGGTAGTGAAAAAG AATCCGCAGCTTATCAAGATGTGCAAAATGGATTGTTGCACTATTGCTCATGGCTATCCCAACTGCCGTAGGGTAAATGTGCCTGCTGGCATGGCGTGCGATCGAGGAAAG acgTGCAAAAGAGGTGTCTGCGGATTCCACACTTGGGAATAG